The Lutibacter profundi genome includes a region encoding these proteins:
- the folE gene encoding GTP cyclohydrolase I FolE produces the protein MFEVKNGMKNRIDELGDDHVGSSAKTPLRADAFDISDQEKLIKIESSVKDILTTLGMDLEDDSLKGTPQRVAKAYVNEIFSGLNPKNRPKLSTFDNNYKYGEMLVEKNITVYSTCEHHLLPIVGRAHVAYISNGNVIGLSKMNRIVDYYAKRPQVQERLTMQVVQALQEALGTEDVACVIDAKHLCVNSRGVRDIESSTVTSEFGGKFKNKEIKREFLDYIKMETDFE, from the coding sequence ATGTTTGAAGTTAAAAACGGAATGAAAAATAGAATAGATGAACTAGGAGATGACCACGTAGGCTCTTCTGCTAAAACGCCATTAAGAGCTGATGCTTTTGATATTTCAGACCAAGAAAAGTTGATTAAAATTGAATCAAGTGTCAAAGATATTTTAACAACATTAGGAATGGATTTAGAAGATGACAGCTTAAAAGGAACACCTCAAAGAGTTGCTAAAGCTTATGTTAATGAGATTTTTAGTGGTTTAAATCCTAAAAACAGACCTAAATTATCAACTTTTGATAATAATTATAAATATGGTGAAATGCTAGTAGAAAAAAATATTACGGTATATTCTACTTGTGAGCATCATTTGTTACCAATTGTTGGACGAGCTCATGTTGCCTATATTTCAAATGGAAATGTAATAGGTTTGTCTAAAATGAATAGAATTGTAGATTATTACGCTAAAAGACCGCAAGTGCAGGAACGCTTAACAATGCAGGTGGTTCAAGCTTTGCAAGAGGCTTTGGGGACTGAAGATGTTGCCTGTGTAATTGATGCAAAACATTTATGTGTGAATTCAAGAGGAGTACGCGATATTGAAAGTAGTACTGTAACTTCTGAATTTGGAGGGAAATTCAAAAACAAAGAAATTAAACGAGAATTTTTAGACTATATAAAAATGGAAACAGATTTTGAATAA
- the nadC gene encoding carboxylating nicotinate-nucleotide diphosphorylase: MISKKQFEKELNIIISNAIREDVGGGDYSSLACIPESAQGKAKLLVKEAGIIAGVEFAKKIFKYVDINLEIETLINDGEEVKYGDVVFYVSGSSLSILKAERLVLNAMQRMSAIATKTNKFANLLKGTKTKILDTRKTTPGIRAIEKWAVKIGGGENHRFALYDMIMLKDNHIDFAGGITKAIHKTQRYLKENHLDLKIIVEARSLKEIEEILKSNTIYRILIDNFNYDDTRKAVKMIGNKCLTESSGGITLETARKYADCGVDYISSGALTHSVYNMDLSLKAV, translated from the coding sequence ATGATTAGCAAAAAACAATTTGAAAAAGAACTAAACATTATAATCTCAAATGCTATTAGAGAAGATGTTGGAGGCGGAGATTATAGTTCATTAGCTTGCATTCCAGAAAGTGCACAAGGAAAAGCAAAATTATTAGTAAAAGAAGCTGGTATAATTGCTGGCGTTGAATTTGCAAAGAAAATTTTTAAATATGTAGATATAAATTTGGAGATTGAAACTTTAATTAATGATGGGGAAGAGGTGAAATATGGTGATGTTGTTTTTTATGTGTCAGGTAGTTCGCTATCTATTTTAAAGGCAGAGCGTTTAGTGTTAAATGCTATGCAGCGTATGAGTGCTATAGCAACAAAAACCAATAAGTTTGCGAATTTACTTAAAGGAACCAAAACTAAGATTTTAGATACCAGAAAAACAACTCCAGGTATTAGGGCTATTGAAAAATGGGCGGTTAAAATTGGAGGAGGTGAAAATCATAGGTTTGCGTTGTATGATATGATTATGCTAAAAGATAATCACATAGATTTTGCTGGTGGTATTACAAAAGCAATTCATAAAACACAACGTTACTTAAAAGAAAACCATCTCGATTTAAAAATTATTGTTGAAGCACGAAGTTTGAAAGAAATTGAAGAAATATTAAAATCTAACACTATTTATAGAATTTTAATTGATAACTTTAACTATGATGATACTCGAAAAGCTGTTAAAATGATAGGTAATAAATGTTTAACAGAATCTTCAGGAGGAATAACATTGGAAACAGCACGTAAATATGCCGATTGTGGAGTAGATTATATTTCTTCAGGAGCTTTAACGCATTCAGTGTATAATATGGATTTAAGTTTAAAAGCAGTTTAA
- a CDS encoding DUF2752 domain-containing protein, producing the protein MKLKYIGVLVLGIVIAFLFFFVNPSNVNFFPKCPLYVTTGLYCPGCGSQRATHQLLHLNILGVLQQNILYLLGVLLIGYHLIVTSLNLFFKKHIYNYMYHPKTPIIILIIVVVFWILRNIPYYPFTLLAPN; encoded by the coding sequence ATGAAATTAAAATATATAGGAGTGTTGGTACTTGGAATAGTTATAGCATTCCTATTTTTTTTTGTAAACCCTAGTAATGTTAACTTTTTTCCAAAGTGCCCTCTATATGTTACTACCGGTTTGTATTGTCCGGGTTGTGGCAGTCAACGCGCTACACACCAGCTTTTACATTTAAATATTTTGGGTGTATTACAGCAAAATATCTTATACCTTTTGGGCGTACTTCTTATAGGTTATCACTTAATTGTAACCAGTTTAAATCTATTTTTTAAAAAGCATATTTACAATTATATGTATCATCCTAAAACACCTATTATTATATTAATAATTGTAGTCGTTTTTTGGATTCTTAGAAATATTCCTTATTACCCATTCACTCTTTTAGCACCTAATTAG
- a CDS encoding CD225/dispanin family protein: MEQNQPKNYLVESILVTIFCCLPFGIAGIVFASQVNSKFAAGDYQGAIEASENAKKWMKWGLFAGIAIVILYAIFLFALGGAAIMGLGN, translated from the coding sequence ATGGAACAAAACCAACCTAAAAATTATTTAGTTGAATCAATTTTAGTAACTATTTTTTGCTGCTTACCTTTTGGTATTGCAGGCATTGTTTTTGCCAGTCAGGTGAATTCTAAATTTGCTGCTGGTGATTATCAAGGAGCTATAGAAGCTTCTGAAAATGCAAAAAAATGGATGAAATGGGGTTTATTTGCAGGAATAGCAATTGTAATTTTATATGCTATTTTTCTTTTTGCCCTAGGAGGAGCAGCTATTATGGGTTTAGGAAACTAA
- a CDS encoding DNA mismatch repair protein MutS, translated as MMSFKVGDNVAVIDDVLKGKVIEVHNGKIIVETSDGFPFDFSPNELVVIKESQKELSKFSDISNENLLEKLSQTASKKNTPKFKSTVKQDKLPPMEVDLHIHHLTASTKGMDNYDMLNIQMNEAKHKLEFAIKNRIPKVVFIHGVGEGVLKTELEFLFKNYHVTWYEASFKKYGLGATEVYIYQNPKD; from the coding sequence ATGATGAGTTTTAAAGTTGGTGATAATGTGGCTGTAATTGATGATGTACTTAAAGGAAAAGTAATTGAAGTGCATAATGGTAAAATTATTGTTGAAACTTCTGATGGGTTTCCTTTCGATTTTTCTCCAAATGAATTGGTAGTCATCAAAGAAAGTCAAAAAGAACTCTCTAAGTTTAGTGATATTTCTAATGAGAATTTATTAGAAAAGTTAAGTCAAACAGCCTCTAAAAAAAATACACCAAAATTTAAGTCTACCGTAAAGCAAGATAAATTACCACCAATGGAAGTAGATTTACATATCCATCATTTAACTGCTTCAACAAAGGGGATGGATAATTATGACATGTTAAATATTCAAATGAATGAAGCAAAACATAAACTGGAGTTTGCTATTAAAAATAGAATTCCTAAAGTTGTTTTTATTCATGGAGTGGGTGAAGGGGTTTTAAAAACAGAACTTGAATTTTTATTTAAAAATTACCATGTTACTTGGTATGAAGCTTCTTTTAAAAAATATGGTTTAGGAGCAACAGAGGTTTATATATACCAAAACCCTAAAGATTAA
- a CDS encoding cysteine desulfurase family protein, producing MKSIYLDNAATTPILPEVIDVISSSMATIYGNPSSTHQIGRKAKSLVETARKNIAKHLNVASNEIIFTAGGSEADNLILQNSVKNLGVTTIISSKIEHHAVLHTIKNLVKEFGITALWVDLDENGDINYTHLEQLLQQTDGKKIVSLMYVNNEIGNLLNLKKVSDLCLKYDALFHSDTVQGVGHFEIDVKQIPIDFFTASAHKFHGPKGVGFAYIKKGFGIYPILHGGEQERGARAGTENIHSILGMEKALEIALTNLEEESTYIQKLKSSFIKELKSNFKEIKFNGLSESETKSSYIILNVRFPKEYAMLLFNLDLKGIAVSGGSACQSGSNKGSHVLNTILSEAETTKTSVRFSFSKFNTEQEIDTVIDVLKQIIN from the coding sequence ATGAAAAGTATATATTTAGATAATGCAGCAACAACACCTATTTTACCTGAAGTAATTGATGTAATTAGCAGTTCAATGGCTACTATTTATGGAAATCCATCTTCAACACATCAAATAGGAAGAAAAGCTAAATCGTTGGTTGAAACAGCCCGTAAGAATATTGCAAAACACTTAAATGTAGCTTCAAATGAAATAATTTTTACCGCTGGAGGAAGTGAGGCCGATAATTTAATTTTACAAAATTCGGTTAAAAATTTAGGCGTAACTACAATAATTTCATCTAAAATTGAGCATCATGCCGTATTGCATACCATTAAAAATCTTGTAAAAGAATTTGGAATTACTGCTTTATGGGTTGATTTGGACGAAAATGGAGATATAAATTATACGCATTTAGAACAATTGCTTCAACAAACAGATGGAAAAAAAATAGTGAGTTTAATGTACGTGAATAATGAGATTGGGAACTTATTAAATTTAAAAAAAGTTTCAGATTTATGTTTAAAATATGATGCGTTATTTCATTCTGACACAGTTCAAGGGGTTGGACATTTTGAAATAGATGTAAAACAAATTCCAATTGATTTTTTTACTGCTAGTGCTCATAAATTTCACGGGCCTAAAGGAGTAGGGTTTGCATACATAAAAAAAGGTTTTGGTATTTACCCCATTTTGCACGGAGGTGAGCAGGAAAGAGGAGCAAGAGCCGGAACTGAAAATATACACAGTATATTAGGAATGGAAAAGGCCTTAGAAATAGCATTAACAAATTTGGAAGAAGAATCTACATATATTCAAAAATTAAAAAGTTCTTTTATTAAAGAACTTAAAAGTAATTTTAAAGAAATTAAATTTAACGGACTGTCAGAAAGTGAAACTAAAAGTAGTTATATAATATTAAATGTTAGATTTCCCAAAGAATATGCGATGCTTCTATTTAATTTAGATTTAAAAGGAATTGCAGTTTCAGGAGGAAGTGCTTGCCAAAGTGGCAGTAATAAAGGTTCACACGTGTTAAACACCATACTTTCTGAAGCCGAAACAACCAAAACTTCAGTGCGATTTTCTTTCAGTAAATTTAATACTGAACAAGAAATAGATACTGTAATTGATGTATTAAAACAAATAATAAATTAA
- the kdsB gene encoding 3-deoxy-manno-octulosonate cytidylyltransferase → MKIVAMIPARYEASRFPGKLMKDLAGKTVILRTYEATKNTGLFDEVYVVTDSELIFNEITSKGGKAIKSKKEHKSGSDRIAEAVEDMDVDIVVNVQGDEPFTQTESLFELLEVFKLDTDKVIDIASLMLKIEEEEEIKNPNNVKVVVDENSFALYFSRSPIPFPREKLEATYFKHIGIYAFRKKALLKFTKLPMNKLEKTEKLENLRFLANGLKVKMIATNYTAIGIDTPEDLEKANRIFKLNENMQ, encoded by the coding sequence ATGAAAATAGTTGCAATGATTCCTGCAAGATATGAAGCTAGTCGTTTCCCAGGTAAATTAATGAAAGACTTAGCAGGGAAAACAGTTATTTTAAGAACCTATGAAGCCACAAAAAACACGGGCCTATTTGATGAAGTATATGTTGTAACAGATAGTGAACTAATTTTTAATGAAATAACTTCAAAAGGAGGTAAGGCAATAAAAAGCAAAAAGGAACACAAATCTGGAAGTGATAGAATTGCTGAAGCTGTTGAAGATATGGATGTTGATATTGTTGTTAATGTTCAGGGAGATGAGCCTTTTACGCAAACAGAGTCGTTATTTGAACTGCTAGAAGTTTTTAAACTAGATACAGATAAAGTAATTGATATTGCTTCTTTAATGCTGAAAATTGAAGAGGAAGAAGAAATTAAAAACCCAAACAATGTAAAAGTAGTTGTTGATGAAAATAGTTTTGCACTATATTTTTCACGTTCTCCAATACCATTTCCAAGAGAAAAATTGGAAGCAACTTATTTTAAACATATAGGAATTTATGCTTTTAGAAAAAAAGCTTTATTAAAATTTACTAAATTACCAATGAATAAGTTGGAGAAAACAGAAAAATTAGAGAACCTTCGTTTTTTAGCTAACGGATTAAAAGTGAAAATGATAGCAACTAATTATACTGCTATTGGAATTGATACACCTGAAGATTTAGAAAAAGCAAATAGAATATTTAAGTTAAATGAAAACATGCAGTAG
- a CDS encoding helix-turn-helix domain-containing protein — protein sequence MPIIVNLDVMLAKRKMKLKELSEKVGVSTVNLSILKQGKVKAIRFSTLNAICLTLNCQPGDILEYVE from the coding sequence ATGCCTATTATTGTGAATTTAGATGTTATGCTAGCTAAAAGGAAAATGAAATTAAAAGAACTTTCTGAAAAAGTTGGTGTGTCAACAGTCAATCTTTCAATTCTAAAACAAGGAAAGGTTAAAGCAATTCGTTTTTCTACACTAAATGCAATTTGTTTAACATTAAACTGTCAACCTGGTGATATTTTAGAATATGTTGAATAA
- a CDS encoding non-canonical purine NTP diphosphatase, with protein MNKLKLVFATNNLNKLKEVQAILTNFKIVSLADIHCFEDIPETAKTLEGNAIIKANFITKKYGLNCFADDTGLEVEALNNEPGVYSARYAGNENNANDNMEKLLKNLKDSANRNAQFRTAIALNIHGKQHLFEGVCKGTILKEKKGESGFGYDPIFMPNGYNKSFAEMSLTEKGTISHRGKAMKKLITFLAEHS; from the coding sequence ATGAATAAACTAAAACTTGTTTTTGCTACAAACAATTTAAACAAACTAAAAGAAGTTCAGGCAATACTTACCAATTTTAAAATTGTTAGTTTAGCCGATATTCATTGTTTTGAAGATATTCCTGAAACTGCTAAAACACTTGAAGGAAATGCAATTATAAAGGCAAATTTTATCACAAAAAAATATGGATTAAACTGTTTTGCCGATGATACTGGCTTGGAAGTTGAAGCATTAAATAATGAGCCTGGAGTTTACTCAGCACGTTATGCAGGTAACGAAAATAACGCTAATGATAATATGGAAAAATTATTAAAAAATCTTAAAGATAGCGCAAATAGAAATGCCCAGTTTAGAACTGCAATAGCATTAAATATTCATGGAAAACAACATTTATTTGAAGGAGTTTGTAAAGGAACCATATTAAAAGAAAAAAAAGGAGAAAGTGGCTTTGGCTATGATCCTATTTTTATGCCAAATGGCTATAACAAATCATTTGCAGAGATGAGTTTAACTGAAAAAGGCACGATAAGTCATAGAGGTAAGGCAATGAAAAAATTAATAACCTTTTTAGCTGAGCATTCTTGA
- a CDS encoding type I phosphomannose isomerase catalytic subunit, whose product MLNYPLKFRPILKEKIWGGNKLVTKLNKNSLLKNIGESWEISDVENNISIVSNGNLKNKSLKELLQVYKANLIGENNYINFGNKFPLLIKFIDAKQDLSVQVHPNDELSKKQHNSFGKTEMWYIIEADKNAKLILGFNGIITPKQYTHLLEEHKIMSVLNSENVKKGDAFFIEPGTVHSIGAGIVLAEIQQTSDITYRIYDFDRVDANGNKRELHTKLALKAINFNDKIACKCNYSTKINTFNNIVSCNYFKTNFIPIVKEKVIDYSKTDSFVIFMCVEGSATISIFGNSETVIFGETILIPATAEKVSITTKTSCKLLEITV is encoded by the coding sequence ATGTTAAATTATCCTTTAAAGTTTAGACCAATATTGAAAGAAAAAATTTGGGGAGGTAATAAATTGGTTACCAAACTGAATAAAAACTCGTTATTAAAAAATATTGGCGAAAGTTGGGAGATTTCTGATGTAGAAAATAATATTTCAATTGTTTCTAATGGAAATTTAAAAAATAAATCGTTGAAGGAGCTGCTTCAAGTGTATAAAGCTAATTTAATTGGAGAAAATAATTACATAAATTTTGGAAATAAATTTCCTTTATTAATTAAGTTTATTGATGCAAAACAAGATTTATCTGTTCAAGTACATCCAAATGATGAATTGTCAAAAAAACAGCATAATTCTTTTGGGAAAACCGAAATGTGGTATATTATTGAGGCTGATAAAAATGCCAAACTTATTTTAGGTTTTAACGGTATTATTACACCTAAACAATATACTCATTTACTAGAAGAGCATAAAATAATGTCTGTTCTAAATAGCGAAAATGTTAAAAAAGGTGATGCTTTTTTTATTGAACCAGGAACTGTACATTCAATTGGAGCTGGAATAGTGTTGGCTGAAATTCAACAAACATCAGATATTACTTATAGAATTTATGATTTTGACAGAGTTGATGCAAATGGTAATAAACGAGAATTACATACAAAATTAGCTCTTAAGGCAATAAATTTTAATGATAAAATAGCGTGTAAATGTAATTATTCAACTAAAATAAATACATTTAATAATATAGTTAGTTGTAATTATTTTAAAACAAACTTTATACCTATTGTTAAAGAAAAAGTTATTGATTATTCAAAAACTGATTCATTTGTAATTTTTATGTGTGTTGAAGGAAGTGCAACAATCTCTATTTTTGGTAATTCAGAAACAGTAATTTTTGGAGAAACAATATTGATTCCTGCAACTGCTGAAAAAGTGAGTATAACAACTAAAACTAGCTGTAAATTGTTGGAAATTACAGTTTAG
- a CDS encoding YihY/virulence factor BrkB family protein, translating into MTKKIEESLDKIPIVNWIVRLVKKIKIPGLHGMSLYDVIEMYVIGIVKGALTSRAGGIAFSFFMALFPFLLFILTLIPYVPIEGFQKDFLFMIEQLLPPNTANSVQEVIADIANNRYGGLLSFGFIASVFLMTNGVNAILGGFEYSYHVTEMRNILRQYFIAMGMAILLSFILVLTVAVSIYFEIGINDLKSNGWLEDEVFWIEKGRFLFFVILIFVSVSLLYKYGTKEVKNHAFFAPGSILTTLLTLVMFKVFAIYVLKFATYNKLYGSIGTLLVLMLFVWINSIILLLGFELNASINRLRKSHFKKINQ; encoded by the coding sequence ATGACAAAAAAAATTGAAGAGAGCTTAGATAAAATTCCAATTGTAAATTGGATTGTAAGATTGGTAAAAAAAATAAAAATACCCGGTTTGCACGGCATGTCTTTGTACGACGTTATTGAAATGTACGTTATTGGAATTGTAAAAGGAGCTTTAACCTCTAGAGCAGGAGGAATAGCATTTAGTTTTTTTATGGCGTTATTCCCTTTTTTACTCTTTATTTTGACGTTAATTCCTTATGTGCCAATTGAAGGATTTCAAAAGGATTTTTTATTTATGATTGAGCAATTATTACCTCCCAACACAGCTAATTCTGTGCAAGAAGTAATTGCAGATATTGCTAATAATAGATATGGAGGATTACTTTCATTTGGATTTATTGCTTCTGTTTTTTTAATGACTAACGGCGTAAATGCCATTTTAGGAGGTTTTGAATATTCGTACCATGTTACCGAAATGCGTAATATTTTACGCCAGTATTTTATTGCTATGGGAATGGCAATTTTATTGTCGTTTATTTTGGTTTTAACCGTTGCGGTAAGTATCTATTTTGAAATAGGAATAAACGATTTAAAGTCAAATGGATGGCTTGAAGATGAGGTTTTTTGGATTGAAAAAGGTCGGTTTCTGTTTTTTGTAATATTAATTTTTGTTTCAGTATCTCTATTGTACAAGTATGGAACAAAAGAAGTAAAAAACCATGCCTTTTTTGCCCCAGGATCAATTTTAACAACATTGCTTACCCTAGTAATGTTTAAGGTGTTTGCTATTTACGTACTAAAATTTGCAACCTATAATAAATTATATGGTTCTATAGGAACCCTACTAGTTCTTATGTTATTTGTTTGGATAAATTCAATCATATTATTATTAGGGTTTGAACTAAATGCTAGCATAAATCGTTTAAGGAAATCACATTTTAAAAAAATAAATCAATGA
- the murB gene encoding UDP-N-acetylmuramate dehydrogenase yields the protein MNIQHNISLKEYNTFGIDVYAKQFIAINSVKKLVEIINLNNDIFLLGGGSNMLLTSDIEKLVIHLNLKGIIVNDTEKDIVYVTAEAGENWNEFVLWCISQNYGGLENLSLIPGNVGTSPIQNIGAYGVEIKDTFYQLEALEIKTGKTKIFTKDECNFGYRNSIFKNELKGKYIIVNVTFKLTKNNHILNTSYGAISAIIQNKKTPTIKDVSDAVIAIRQSKLPNPKEIGNSGSFFKNPVISKKHFNILKENYPKIPHYIVNNNEIKIPAGWLIEQCGFKGKRFGDAGVHSKQALVLVNYGNATGKEILSLSKKIQQKVTEIFNIEIEIEVNVI from the coding sequence TTGAATATCCAACACAACATATCTTTAAAAGAATACAATACGTTTGGCATTGATGTTTACGCCAAACAATTTATAGCTATAAATTCAGTAAAAAAACTTGTTGAAATTATTAATTTAAACAATGATATTTTCTTATTGGGTGGAGGTAGTAATATGTTGCTAACTTCTGATATTGAGAAATTAGTAATTCATTTAAATTTAAAAGGGATTATAGTTAACGACACTGAAAAAGATATTGTTTATGTAACTGCTGAAGCTGGGGAGAATTGGAACGAATTTGTTCTTTGGTGTATTTCACAAAACTATGGCGGACTAGAAAATCTATCGCTAATACCAGGAAATGTGGGGACCTCTCCTATTCAAAATATTGGCGCTTACGGAGTTGAAATTAAAGATACATTCTACCAATTAGAAGCTCTTGAAATTAAAACTGGAAAAACTAAAATATTTACAAAAGACGAATGTAACTTTGGATATCGAAATTCTATTTTTAAAAATGAATTAAAAGGTAAATACATTATTGTAAATGTAACTTTTAAGCTCACTAAAAATAATCATATCCTAAATACTTCTTATGGAGCTATTAGTGCAATTATTCAAAATAAAAAAACGCCTACTATTAAAGATGTTTCAGATGCTGTAATTGCAATTAGGCAAAGTAAATTACCAAACCCAAAAGAAATTGGAAATAGTGGTAGCTTTTTTAAAAATCCTGTAATTTCAAAAAAACATTTCAACATATTGAAAGAAAACTATCCTAAAATTCCACATTATATAGTTAATAACAATGAGATAAAAATACCTGCAGGTTGGCTAATTGAACAATGCGGATTTAAAGGGAAACGCTTTGGTGATGCCGGTGTACACTCTAAACAAGCTTTAGTATTGGTAAATTATGGCAATGCTACTGGAAAAGAAATATTAAGTTTGTCTAAAAAAATTCAACAAAAAGTAACGGAAATTTTCAACATTGAAATTGAAATTGAAGTCAATGTTATCTAA
- the rlmH gene encoding 23S rRNA (pseudouridine(1915)-N(3))-methyltransferase RlmH — MKIKLLSIGKTDDKNLQLLIENYQKRLKHYIKFELEIIPDIKNVKNLSESQQKEKEGELILKKISSTDVLILLDEKGKEFRSIAFSKFLQQKMNSGIKQLVFVIGGPYGFSETIYKKAQGKIALSKMTFSHQMIRLFIVEQIYRAFTILKNEPYHHE; from the coding sequence ATGAAAATTAAATTGTTAAGCATAGGTAAAACCGATGATAAAAATTTACAACTTTTGATAGAAAACTATCAAAAAAGATTAAAACATTATATTAAATTTGAACTTGAAATTATTCCAGACATTAAAAATGTTAAAAATTTAAGTGAATCTCAACAAAAAGAGAAAGAAGGTGAACTAATTTTAAAAAAAATAAGTTCAACAGATGTTTTAATATTGTTAGATGAGAAAGGGAAAGAATTTCGTTCCATAGCATTTTCAAAATTCCTTCAACAAAAAATGAATTCAGGTATAAAACAATTGGTATTTGTTATTGGTGGACCTTATGGTTTTTCAGAAACTATTTATAAAAAGGCGCAAGGAAAAATAGCTTTGTCAAAAATGACATTTTCACATCAAATGATTCGGTTATTTATTGTTGAACAAATTTATAGAGCATTTACCATTTTAAAAAACGAACCCTATCATCATGAATAA
- the hisS gene encoding histidine--tRNA ligase, with amino-acid sequence MAQKPSIPKGTRDFSPTEVAKRNYIFSTIKQVFEVYGFQPIETPSFEKSETLMGKYGEEGDRLIFKILNSGDYLKKVDDDLIASKDSLKVTTKISEKALRYDLTVPFARYVVQHQNELVFPFKRYQMQPVWRADRPQKGRFREFYQCDADVVGSQSLWQEVEFVQLYDAVFSKLKLIGTTIKLNNRKILAGITEIIGAKDKLIDFTVALDKLDKIGAEGVTKEMLSKGISEEAIHKVQPLFQFNGSNQDKLNQLQNLLEASEEGMQGVEDLRFVIANIESLGLQSATLELDVTLARGLNYYTGAIYEVIAPEGVKMGSIGGGGRYDDLTGIFGLHDMSGVGISFGLDRIYLVLEELHLFDEVALPKPKVLFINFGELEAAYCMKALIGLRNKGIKSELYPDSSKMKKQLNYANKRKIPFVVIVGENEINNGNYTLKNMQTGKQKVCTLEELLKITA; translated from the coding sequence ATGGCACAAAAACCAAGCATACCAAAAGGAACACGTGATTTTTCACCAACTGAAGTAGCGAAAAGGAATTATATTTTTTCAACAATTAAACAAGTGTTTGAAGTGTATGGTTTTCAACCTATTGAAACTCCATCCTTTGAAAAGTCTGAAACATTGATGGGTAAATATGGCGAAGAAGGAGATAGACTTATTTTTAAAATATTAAATTCGGGAGATTATTTAAAGAAAGTGGATGATGATTTAATAGCATCTAAAGATAGTTTAAAAGTAACTACAAAAATTTCAGAAAAAGCATTGCGTTACGATTTAACAGTACCTTTTGCACGGTATGTTGTACAACATCAAAACGAGTTGGTTTTTCCTTTTAAACGCTATCAAATGCAACCAGTTTGGCGTGCAGATAGACCGCAAAAAGGACGATTTAGAGAATTTTATCAGTGCGATGCAGATGTGGTTGGAAGCCAAAGTTTATGGCAAGAAGTAGAATTTGTACAACTATATGATGCCGTTTTTAGTAAGTTAAAATTAATAGGAACGACTATTAAACTCAATAACCGAAAAATATTAGCCGGTATTACTGAAATAATTGGTGCAAAAGATAAATTGATTGATTTTACGGTTGCTCTTGATAAATTAGATAAAATTGGAGCCGAGGGAGTAACTAAAGAAATGTTGTCAAAAGGAATTTCAGAAGAAGCTATTCATAAAGTACAACCATTGTTTCAATTTAATGGAAGTAACCAAGATAAATTAAATCAGCTACAAAATTTATTAGAAGCATCTGAAGAAGGAATGCAAGGTGTTGAAGATTTGAGATTTGTGATTGCTAATATTGAATCTTTAGGATTGCAATCTGCCACCTTAGAATTAGATGTTACTTTAGCAAGAGGGCTGAATTATTATACAGGTGCTATTTATGAAGTTATAGCACCAGAAGGTGTAAAAATGGGGTCTATTGGAGGTGGAGGAAGATATGATGATTTGACAGGGATTTTTGGATTGCATGATATGAGTGGTGTAGGTATTTCTTTTGGATTAGACCGAATTTATTTAGTATTGGAAGAATTACATTTATTTGATGAAGTAGCACTACCAAAGCCAAAAGTACTATTTATAAATTTTGGTGAATTGGAAGCCGCTTATTGTATGAAAGCTTTGATTGGCCTTAGAAATAAAGGAATTAAATCAGAATTGTACCCTGATAGTTCTAAAATGAAAAAACAACTAAATTATGCGAACAAAAGAAAAATACCTTTTGTGGTAATTGTTGGTGAAAATGAGATTAATAATGGTAATTATACATTGAAAAATATGCAAACAGGTAAACAAAAAGTTTGTACTTTGGAAGAATTACTAAAAATCACAGCATAA